The DNA window GGCGAGGAGATCGTGCAACCGTATGTTCGCCTCTTCAACGTGGCGGCGGTTGCGCATGATCAGCATGAATGCAAGCACACCGAGGAGTGTGGTAGCGAGTGCGAGCAGTATCATCTGGCGCTCCGTGGCGAGCGCCTGGCGTTGCGGCTGCTCAACAAATACGCCAAGGCCCGCAGAGCGTATCGGTCGGCCGACTGCAAACACTTTCTCGCCGTGTTCGTTCACATAGCTATCCTCCGACGAAAGTCCGTCAGCAGTCCGACCTTCGGTCACCACCTTTTGCACAATCCGGCGGGATAGGAAGTTCTGACGCAAGAGAATCTGGGAGAGGTTCGGATGCAGCACTTGAAACCCGTTCTTATCTACCACATAGACATGGCCCTGGGGGACGCGGAACGTGCGGAGTGTCTCGAGCAAATTCCTCAGGTTAAGCTCGGCGAGCAGTACGCCCTCGAGGACACCAAGGCGGTAGAGCGGCACGCCGATGGTTGTCCGCGGTTCAAATTCTGGAGAAACAAACACATCCCCTACATTCGCGCTGCCGCCTTGCGCTCGCTCAAACGAATTGTTCGCTGCGAGATTCCGTAAGTCGCTCTCCATTATCAACCGAAAGCGATCCACGCGGCTCTTTTCTTGCCCCGCACGATCGAGCAACGAGACTGACTGGAAACCTATATTTTTTTTGAGCAACTGCTTTATGACCGCTTCCTCGCGACCTGGTTCTATGCCGATCTCCTCCGCAGAAAACTCTAATTCGTTCAATGCGTACGCAACATAGGAGCTTATAGTGGCATCCATGCGATCTGCAATTTCAAGCGCGAGTGTCGAAGCCGCGCGTCGGCTGTTTTGGACAACAGGGTACAGCCAGACGAGGTTTATCGCGAGGAGAGCACAGGTCGCGAATACAATACGCGAAGCCCACCATACTATTGAGGGGCGAGGTATAGCCATTACTGTTTATTTTATCATGTACAGGCACCTCGCAACCAGTTGAAAAGCTATGACGAATTCCGTAATTCACGGCACAGTAAAAGAAACGCTCCTTCAAGCGAAAGGAGCGCCGAACGTGCACTATTAGGCGAATAATTACCGCACGTGCGTGCTGCTATTGAATGATGCGATTGGCCTGGAGGAGTACCGCATCTGGAATGGTGAGCCCAAGCAGTACCGCGGTCTTTGCACTGATGATAAACTCGATTGTCTCTGGCAGTTCAATGGGGAGTTCCGACGGCTTTGTTCCGTGGAGTATGGCGTCCATCAGGCGCGCCGCCTGTTCTCCAATTTTTTCGTAATTAGCGCCGTAACTCATAATGGCACCGGACTCCACATCAGACACATTCGTCCCGGACAGGGGGATTTTTTTCTCGAGGGAGATGGCGATCAAATCTTTGACAATAGTACCGCTTGCGGCATCAGTCGCGCGAAAAATCACATCGCCTTTTTCATAGGGAAAAGAAGCATAGAATGACTTCGTTGCGTCCGCATCGACGATTTGTTGCTCTACCAGTTCGACGTGGAGGGCTTGGGCCGCGCGTCGGAGATTCTCAATGCCGCTCGTATTCGGATCAGACCATGCCATAATGACTCGTTTGATCTCGGGAATCATCGTCAAAAAAACTTCGAGCCTCTTCGTACTCAAGTTTTCGTTGTTGGGGGTGATGCCGGTCAGATTGTTCCCCGAACTTTGAATGCTCGCGACAAGTTTACTGCCGACCGGATTTGATATGACGCCAAACACGACGGGGAGTGTCGGGTTTTTTGCCGCCGTTACTTCCTTTGCCGCTCGGCCCGCAACGCTCCCCATGACATAGAGCGCGTCAATCCCCTCGGCGACAAGTCGTTCCGCGACGACTTTTGCGCTCTCTATTTTCCCGCCTCCCGGTTCGATCAGGTATCGTATATTTCTTCCCTCCTCATAACCACGCGCTCGCATGCCATCTTGAAATCCACGGAGTGCAGGATCAAGCGATGTCGGGTTTGTAATAACTCCGATCACGAACATTTTTTCTTCTGTCGGAGCCACGGTGTTGAAAGTCAAAACATAATAACCGACTCCACCGAGGAGAACGACGAGAGCACTAACAAAAGAAACAGTTCGCCAATTCATGGATGTTTAAGTTAACATTTTAATGATACGCCATAAGTGATCGAACGAAAAGGACACGTTATCCACAGCCTCGTACCTGAGCGCTTGATGTGGTACCAAAAAACAACGGATGGTGGACACGGCTCGATGGGGATGGTATAGTAATTTTAGTTCGGTTGTTATTTGTCACGACATCGCACGTCAACAGAAGGGAGTGATTATGCCTGAATGGCTTATGCCCGGACTTGCTGAAGGATTCTTCATGGCCATCGTCAAGCTGTTCGGCCACGCCGAGATGGGAAGGTTTGTGCCGACTATCCCCGATGTATTATTTGCAACGGGGCTTGTCGGTCTCATGCAGACGTCTCTCGCGCTCGCAGTGCTCCTCGCGCGTCGGAGGAGGAATCCCGATGTGCACATCATGACGCACGACGGATATATCGCCCGCTCGATTATTTTCGGAGCGTACGCCTTGTTCGCAACTATTTGCGCGTTTGCCGCGTTTCAGAACGGTGCACGCGCTGATGTGGGGGCAAATACGTTCATCGTCGCGGTGCTTCCGATTTTCGCCACGGCGATCTATGGAGCGGTCATATCACGCAAAGAGCGTTTGGACCGGTACCAACTCTGCGGCCTCGGTATTGCACTCATCGGCGCGCTTCTCGTCACGATGCCCGCGCTCCGACCGGGCAACAGCCCCCTCTGGATTGCCTATTCGTTTGGCACGATGCTCGGCGCTACCGCGACGCGCCTCGCGGCGCAGGACATTAGAGCATGGGGGAAGCTGAGCAAGCTCCCAGAATTAAACCCATGGGTAATGCAGCTTTGGGGAGGGGCTGTACTTGCTCTTGCCCTGCCGCTCTCCCTCCTGTGGATTGACCTCAGAGGCATCCCGCCGCAACTCATAGTCCTAGGTTTTTTGGGAGCGGCGATGGTAACCGCAGGAGGACAGGCGATTTGGTGGACATGTAGGCTCTATGCCGTGCCGAAAGATGGCACGCCGCTCTGCATTAAAGAGCTCGGCGCTGGCACCTTGTATCTTGCCACCGCAACATTCGGCGGCGCCTTATTTGCTGGCGACGCACTACCGCCCGCAAAACTCTTCGGACTCGCCCTGTTCCTTCCGGCGTTTTTTCTCGCGCAGAAGCAGGCGCGCGAATACTGTCGCAACCGTTTCTTTGGCGTGCGGCCTGTGAGTTCGATGCCAGCAACAGAGATAAAAATTCCTGCCACTGTCCACTAAGGGCTTTGGCAGACAATGATCAACCCCATACGTTTGAACGATTCAAGCGTATGGGGTTTCTTTGAAAGGCAACCACTATTTATAATACAAACGGTTACCAAATCGCAGATCCACATACTCGAGTCCATCAAGCGCGCCTGCACCGCTTACGGTTACAGCCTCACCCGGAGGCATGTTGTGGGCGGGTTGGGAGCTCTCGGCAGTCGACGTGCCGGAGCGTGAGGCGATAAGGGTCGCGAGGTTCTCAAGTGCGACGCCAAACGGCTCGTTTCGGCTGAAGTAGAGCTCGGTGCCCGAGGCGAGGCGCACGAGAGCGTCGGGGCCGACAACCGAGAGCGCGATCGGCTCGAGCGAGAGATCGCGCGTGAGGAGGACACGCAAGTTCTCAAGTTCTGCGAGAGCCGCACTCGCGAGAAATCGCGCCCCGAGAGGCGTCGAAGTGCCGTGCGGCGCGTCAGTAAGCGCTCCGTAATACCGAAAGCGCATTGTGCTTGTGGCGCTCGCTCCAGCATGTGCAAATACAAGTCCCTCGGTATCGAGAAAAAAGCACTTTTCGGACGACTCTTCGGACGCTCCATCATCACTCTCGCCGCACCAGAGCGCATGCCGCTCGCGCGATGCGACCGCGAGCGTGAGCACGCGACCGGGACGTATGCTGAAGTCCACAGACCCGATCTCGGGGAACGCCGCCGCTAGCGCCGCGCGGATTGAGCGCTTGGGGTAGAGCAGCACGGTTTGTTTTGCGATCAGGAGCCCGTATGCGCCGCGAAGCTCGCCGCGGACCAGCGCCTCAATCTTGCCGGTGGGCACGCTTGTTTCATTCTCGACGACGAGCCCTTGTATCGCGAAAGCGGGGAGCCGCGAAACAACGCCAAGCGCCGCGACGAAAAGTATCACGAGCGCACCAGAGAGAAGGAGCACTCGTTTACGCCGTGAGCGCCGAATCTCCTGCATACGTCGTGAGTAGAGTGGTTTTCGTGGCATCGCTGTCGAAATCCGAATATCGAAGCACGAAATTCGAATCACGACATTTAACATGTAACATTTGACCCTTGACACGGCGACAGCGGGTTCGAAGTCAGGTGTCAAATGTCAATGGTCAAAGGTTCGTTTCGGATTTCGATATTCGGATTTCGGATTTGTAGTTCACGGTTTGCTAATAAATTTTTT is part of the bacterium genome and encodes:
- a CDS encoding sensor histidine kinase translates to MAIPRPSIVWWASRIVFATCALLAINLVWLYPVVQNSRRAASTLALEIADRMDATISSYVAYALNELEFSAEEIGIEPGREEAVIKQLLKKNIGFQSVSLLDRAGQEKSRVDRFRLIMESDLRNLAANNSFERAQGGSANVGDVFVSPEFEPRTTIGVPLYRLGVLEGVLLAELNLRNLLETLRTFRVPQGHVYVVDKNGFQVLHPNLSQILLRQNFLSRRIVQKVVTEGRTADGLSSEDSYVNEHGEKVFAVGRPIRSAGLGVFVEQPQRQALATERQMILLALATTLLGVLAFMLIMRNRRHVEEANIRLHDLLAELDGAGKMLVRRDLELSEVNAQLREIDQIKSEFVSVAAHQLRTPLTGIKWTVNALLAGDFGPLSETHKKMLGTVLQTGNRLVVLIGDLLNVARLEEGRYGLRPEMSSPETLIRSVVGQFEKSAAEDGIVFSFSLTPQPLPAFPHDPQSLGVVLENLLENAVQYTRRGGKVSVAVRESDAALTLSVSDTGIGIPRSQQVKMFTKFFRAPNAQKLQPNGTGLGLYLTKSIIERNRGTLSFDSTEEEGSTFTVSLPRIVQQL
- a CDS encoding ABC transporter substrate-binding protein, translated to MNWRTVSFVSALVVLLGGVGYYVLTFNTVAPTEEKMFVIGVITNPTSLDPALRGFQDGMRARGYEEGRNIRYLIEPGGGKIESAKVVAERLVAEGIDALYVMGSVAGRAAKEVTAAKNPTLPVVFGVISNPVGSKLVASIQSSGNNLTGITPNNENLSTKRLEVFLTMIPEIKRVIMAWSDPNTSGIENLRRAAQALHVELVEQQIVDADATKSFYASFPYEKGDVIFRATDAASGTIVKDLIAISLEKKIPLSGTNVSDVESGAIMSYGANYEKIGEQAARLMDAILHGTKPSELPIELPETIEFIISAKTAVLLGLTIPDAVLLQANRIIQ